In a genomic window of Streptomyces noursei ATCC 11455:
- a CDS encoding LCP family protein — protein sequence MNEWPQGRSGDQSGNRYGRGSGSNEPEGARAMPHVRRDAGPGYGRNEPPLPSSLSPRRGGSVPPQQSQGYDDHYDSGYNTGQVYGGGGGRGRSGGGDGYGGDGYARPRPRWGRRIKWTLITVVVVALVASVGTYFWADGKLRREVDLSKVIDRPATGDGTNYLIVGTDSREGMTDEMKQKLHTGGPTDGGRTDSMLILHDGSNGPTLISLPRDSNVEIPSYVGSTSGKQFPARGRHTKLNATYAEDGPALLVRTVEYNTHLHIDHYVEIGFAGFANIVDALGGVEMDIPQAFKDKDSGADFKAGTQTLTGAQALAFVRTRHAFASQDLQRTKNQQKFLAAVAKQAATPGTLLNPFKFYPTLGAGLDTLKVDKDMSLWDLGQMFFAMKGVTGGDGKSMNMPISGSVGGNLVWDQAKLKQLVQQLNNDEPVTVSGN from the coding sequence ATGAATGAGTGGCCCCAAGGACGGTCCGGCGACCAGAGCGGCAACCGGTACGGACGCGGCAGCGGCAGCAACGAGCCGGAAGGTGCGCGCGCCATGCCGCACGTACGGCGCGACGCGGGCCCCGGCTACGGACGGAACGAGCCCCCGCTGCCGTCGTCGCTCTCCCCGCGCCGCGGCGGGAGCGTGCCGCCGCAGCAGTCCCAGGGCTACGACGACCACTACGACAGTGGCTACAACACCGGGCAGGTCTACGGCGGGGGCGGCGGCCGGGGCCGAAGCGGCGGCGGCGACGGGTACGGCGGCGACGGCTACGCCCGGCCGCGCCCGCGCTGGGGCCGCCGCATCAAGTGGACGCTGATCACCGTGGTCGTGGTGGCGCTGGTCGCCTCGGTCGGCACCTACTTCTGGGCGGACGGCAAGCTGCGCCGCGAGGTCGACCTGAGCAAGGTCATCGACCGCCCCGCGACCGGCGACGGCACCAACTACCTCATCGTCGGCACGGACAGCCGCGAGGGCATGACCGACGAGATGAAGCAGAAGCTGCACACCGGCGGGCCCACCGACGGCGGGCGCACCGACTCGATGCTGATCCTGCACGACGGCAGCAACGGCCCCACGCTGATATCCCTGCCGCGCGACTCCAACGTCGAGATCCCCTCGTACGTCGGCTCGACCTCCGGCAAGCAGTTCCCGGCACGCGGGCGGCACACCAAGCTGAACGCGACCTACGCCGAGGACGGTCCGGCCCTGCTGGTGCGCACCGTCGAGTACAACACCCACCTGCACATCGACCACTACGTCGAGATCGGGTTCGCCGGCTTCGCCAACATCGTCGACGCGCTCGGCGGCGTGGAGATGGACATCCCCCAGGCGTTCAAGGACAAGGACTCCGGCGCCGACTTCAAGGCCGGCACCCAGACCCTCACCGGCGCGCAGGCGCTGGCGTTCGTCCGGACCCGGCACGCCTTCGCCTCCCAGGACCTCCAGCGCACCAAGAACCAGCAGAAGTTCCTGGCCGCCGTCGCCAAGCAGGCCGCCACGCCGGGCACCCTGCTCAACCCCTTCAAGTTCTATCCGACGCTCGGCGCCGGCCTGGACACGCTGAAGGTGGACAAGGACATGAGCCTGTGGGACCTGGGCCAGATGTTCTTCGCGATGAAGGGCGTCACCGGCGGCGACGGCAAGTCGATGAACATGCCGATCTCCGGCAGCGTCGGCGGCAACCTCGTCTGGGACCAGGCCAAGCTCAAGCAGCTCGTCCAGCAGCTCAACAACGACGAGCCGGTCACCGTCTCCGGCAACTGA
- a CDS encoding acyl-CoA thioesterase: MTDLVAHAPEDAPAGKPTSVSRTTLSHIMTANDTNLLGTVHGGVIMKLVDDAAGAVAGRHSGGPAVTASMDEMVFLEPVRVGDLVHVKAQVNWTGRSSMEIGVRVLAERWNESTPAQQVGSAYLVFAAVDEHGKPRTVPPVVPESERDRRRYQEAQIRRTHRLARRRAIKELRERRAAEGLDDT; this comes from the coding sequence ATGACCGACCTCGTCGCCCACGCCCCGGAGGACGCCCCTGCGGGCAAGCCCACCTCCGTCTCCCGCACCACGCTGTCGCACATCATGACCGCCAACGACACCAACCTCCTCGGGACGGTGCACGGCGGCGTGATCATGAAACTGGTCGACGACGCCGCGGGGGCGGTCGCGGGCCGGCACTCCGGCGGCCCGGCGGTGACCGCGTCCATGGACGAGATGGTCTTCCTGGAGCCGGTCCGGGTCGGCGACCTCGTCCACGTCAAGGCGCAGGTCAACTGGACCGGCCGGTCCTCCATGGAGATCGGCGTCCGGGTCCTGGCCGAGCGCTGGAACGAATCCACCCCCGCCCAGCAGGTCGGCTCCGCCTACCTCGTCTTCGCCGCCGTCGACGAGCACGGCAAGCCCCGCACGGTGCCGCCGGTCGTCCCCGAGAGCGAACGCGACAGGCGGCGCTACCAGGAGGCCCAGATCCGCCGGACGCACCGGCTGGCCCGCCGCCGCGCCATCAAGGAGCTGCGGGAGCGGCGCGCCGCCGAGGGGCTCGACGACACCTGA
- a CDS encoding VanZ family protein — MWQIVLALTPAMVVLFVLGWLALAVGLALWSLRAPHRHAPRTAARVLLAAWVLLMLVVTLTPTQPIGSADATFWWRPGGGLLELGAQLEPGEVALLVRRQIAGTALFLPVPLLLRFAAPRWSAAGAFLLGVGLSVAIEVAQLLMRAGRVADIDDVLCAAAGTVVGAALALLAKGAAVALHRRARSGRTVRAAAAPAPEEA, encoded by the coding sequence ATGTGGCAGATCGTCCTGGCCCTCACCCCGGCCATGGTGGTGCTCTTCGTGCTCGGTTGGCTGGCGTTGGCCGTGGGGTTGGCGCTGTGGTCGCTGCGGGCCCCGCACCGGCACGCCCCGCGCACCGCGGCCCGGGTCCTGTTGGCGGCCTGGGTGCTGCTGATGCTGGTGGTGACCCTCACCCCCACCCAGCCGATCGGCTCCGCCGACGCGACGTTCTGGTGGCGTCCGGGCGGGGGGCTGCTGGAGCTGGGCGCGCAGCTGGAGCCCGGGGAGGTGGCGCTGCTGGTGCGGCGGCAGATCGCCGGCACCGCGCTGTTCCTGCCGGTGCCGCTGCTGCTGCGGTTCGCCGCGCCCCGGTGGTCGGCCGCCGGCGCGTTCCTGCTCGGGGTGGGCCTGAGCGTCGCCATCGAGGTGGCGCAGCTGCTGATGCGGGCGGGGCGGGTGGCCGACATCGACGATGTGCTGTGCGCGGCGGCCGGGACCGTCGTCGGGGCGGCGCTGGCGCTGCTGGCGAAGGGGGCGGCGGTGGCGCTCCACCGCCGGGCGCGGTCCGGCCGGACGGTCCGGGCCGCCGCGGCGCCCGCGCCCGAGGAGGCGTGA
- a CDS encoding LCP family protein, producing the protein MTAPSPSSRTVPGRRPRRSRRRRERRRRPEPRWGLRISAAATALLLSASGVGHAMVTDVETGIGRVDAFQGISDRPGDGAGLTFLVVGTDGREKLTDEEKQRYHLGGEPCHCTDTLMLVHLSADRSRASVVSLPRDSYAEVPAHQDADGRRHPRHALKLNAAYAEGGANLTVRTVEHMTGVHIDHYLEVDFTSFMRTVDAVGGVEVCTVRPLRDRYSGLDLPAGTSRLNGGQALQYVRSRHVDASADLGRMQRQQRFLAALLDRITSSGVLMNPVRFKAVADAMLRSVRADDGFGAGDLADLAQAMRGFGPASSEFASVPLRGEAENVPGLGSTVHWDPVQAPKLFRALREDRPFAPRPEHAAPPATLVDVPPERVQVRVKNGTGRHGLAARVTRELHDTGFATTGAPGDSAPGAVPHTVITYDPHWNRSARSLAAALPGARLRPAAGLGPTLRVTVGADFRAVRPVRAEEPTPAPGTLAAITGDQAVCR; encoded by the coding sequence GTGACCGCGCCGTCCCCCTCCTCCCGCACCGTCCCGGGCCGGCGTCCCCGGCGGTCCCGACGACGCCGGGAGCGCCGGCGTCGCCCGGAGCCGCGCTGGGGACTGCGGATCAGCGCCGCGGCGACCGCCCTGCTGCTGTCCGCGAGCGGTGTGGGGCACGCCATGGTCACCGACGTGGAGACCGGGATCGGCCGGGTGGACGCCTTCCAGGGGATCAGCGACCGGCCCGGGGACGGCGCCGGGCTGACCTTCCTGGTCGTCGGCACCGACGGCCGGGAGAAGCTGACCGACGAGGAGAAGCAGCGGTACCACCTGGGCGGCGAGCCCTGCCACTGCACCGACACCCTGATGCTGGTGCACCTCTCCGCCGACCGGAGCCGGGCCAGCGTCGTCAGCCTCCCCCGCGACTCGTACGCCGAGGTGCCCGCCCACCAGGACGCCGACGGCCGGCGCCACCCCCGGCACGCGCTCAAGCTGAACGCGGCCTACGCCGAGGGCGGCGCCAACCTGACCGTGCGCACCGTCGAGCACATGACCGGGGTGCACATCGACCACTACCTGGAGGTCGACTTCACCAGCTTCATGCGGACCGTGGACGCGGTCGGCGGGGTGGAGGTCTGCACGGTGCGCCCGCTCCGGGACCGCTACTCGGGGCTGGACCTGCCGGCCGGGACCTCGCGGCTCAACGGCGGCCAGGCGCTCCAGTACGTCCGCTCGCGGCACGTCGACGCCTCCGCCGACCTGGGCCGGATGCAGCGCCAGCAGCGTTTCCTGGCCGCGCTGCTGGACCGGATCACCTCGTCCGGGGTGCTGATGAACCCGGTCCGCTTCAAGGCGGTCGCGGACGCCATGCTCCGGTCCGTGCGGGCCGACGACGGCTTCGGCGCGGGCGATCTGGCCGATCTGGCGCAGGCGATGCGCGGCTTCGGCCCGGCGTCGTCGGAGTTCGCCTCGGTGCCGCTGCGGGGCGAGGCCGAGAACGTGCCGGGGCTGGGCTCGACGGTGCACTGGGACCCGGTCCAGGCGCCGAAGCTGTTCCGGGCGCTGCGCGAGGACCGGCCGTTCGCGCCCCGCCCGGAGCACGCGGCGCCGCCCGCCACGCTCGTCGACGTCCCGCCCGAGCGGGTCCAGGTGCGGGTGAAGAACGGCACCGGGCGGCACGGGCTGGCCGCCCGGGTCACCCGGGAGCTGCACGACACCGGCTTCGCCACCACCGGCGCGCCCGGCGACTCCGCGCCGGGCGCGGTGCCGCACACGGTGATCACCTACGACCCGCACTGGAACCGGTCGGCGCGCTCGCTGGCCGCCGCGCTGCCCGGTGCCCGGCTGCGCCCGGCGGCCGGACTCGGGCCGACGCTGCGCGTGACCGTCGGGGCGGACTTCCGGGCGGTGCGACCGGTACGCGCCGAGGAGCCGACCCCGGCCCCCGGCACCCTCGCGGCGATCACCGGCGACCAGGCGGTGTGCCGATGA
- a CDS encoding glycosyltransferase family 2 protein: MPQQQLPAVSVIMPVLNEERHLRNAVRHILAQEYAGEMEVVIALGPSTDRTDEIAAELVREDPRVHTVPNPTGRTPAALNAAIKASRHPVVVRVDGHGMLSPNYIATAVRLLAETGAANVGGIMHAEGENAWEEAVAAAMTSKIGVGNAAFHTGGTAGPAETVYLGVFRREVLEQQGGYNVEFIRAQDWELNFRIREAGGGVWFSPELKVQYRPRPSIKALAKQYKDYGKWRHVVARYHSGSINLRYLAPPTAVCAIAAGLVVGAAVTPWGLVVPAGYLAAITAGSLPAGKGLSLKARAQIPVALATMHMSWGVGFLTSPRALARKVIASRRPAVQTPAPVAE, from the coding sequence ATGCCCCAGCAGCAGCTCCCGGCCGTCTCCGTGATCATGCCGGTGCTCAACGAGGAACGTCACCTGCGCAACGCGGTCCGGCACATCCTGGCGCAGGAGTACGCCGGCGAGATGGAGGTGGTGATCGCCCTCGGCCCGTCCACGGACCGCACCGACGAGATCGCCGCGGAACTGGTCCGCGAGGACCCCCGGGTGCACACCGTGCCCAATCCCACCGGCCGCACCCCCGCCGCGCTGAACGCCGCCATCAAGGCGTCCCGGCACCCCGTCGTCGTCCGCGTCGACGGCCACGGCATGCTCTCGCCGAACTACATCGCCACCGCCGTGCGCCTCCTTGCGGAGACCGGCGCGGCCAACGTCGGCGGCATCATGCACGCCGAGGGCGAGAACGCCTGGGAGGAGGCGGTGGCCGCCGCCATGACCTCCAAGATCGGTGTGGGCAACGCCGCCTTCCACACCGGCGGCACGGCCGGCCCCGCCGAGACGGTCTACCTCGGTGTCTTCCGACGCGAGGTGCTGGAGCAGCAGGGCGGCTACAACGTGGAGTTCATCCGCGCCCAGGACTGGGAGCTGAACTTCCGCATCCGGGAGGCCGGCGGCGGCGTCTGGTTCTCGCCGGAGCTGAAGGTCCAGTACCGGCCGCGCCCCAGCATCAAGGCGCTGGCCAAGCAGTACAAGGACTACGGGAAGTGGCGGCACGTCGTCGCCCGCTACCACTCCGGGTCGATCAACCTGCGCTACCTCGCCCCGCCGACCGCGGTCTGCGCCATCGCGGCGGGCCTGGTCGTCGGCGCGGCCGTCACCCCCTGGGGCCTGGTCGTCCCGGCCGGCTATCTGGCCGCGATCACCGCGGGCTCGCTGCCGGCCGGCAAGGGGCTCTCGCTGAAGGCCCGCGCCCAGATCCCCGTCGCCCTGGCGACCATGCACATGTCGTGGGGCGTCGGCTTCCTCACCAGCCCGCGCGCCCTCGCGCGCAAGGTCATCGCCAGCCGGCGGCCGGCCGTGCAGACCCCGGCCCCGGTCGCGGAGTAG
- a CDS encoding LCP family protein yields the protein MNILLLGSDGRNTEKNIELGGARQDADRKPLADVQMLVHVSADRSNMSVISIPRDTRVAIPQCTDPKDGHTYPETTAAINESLQHGGPGCTVATWKALTGIYIDHFMMVDFAGVVDMADAVGGVPVCVDRNVYSHDSKGHGSGLKLTKGTHSVQGVQALQWLRTRYGFEDNTDIGRAKAQHMYMNSMIRQLKQGTKLTDPVQLRDLAEAATSALTVDEGLGSVKKLYDLGGDLQRVPTQRITMITMPWEYGPGERYVVPRPGDAEATFGMLRGDVALDGKDTTKKPEPAPSPSTPKDKLAVVVQNGTDGARGPAGGRANDIQERLVALGYAGARTDSRLTSQADTALLYKGAAQRGDALALAKALGLPGGSVRESSSVSTMRLVVGEDWRTGTEFPAASGAGGGASAHRAPKSADPLNAEKDSSACMKVNPQYTF from the coding sequence ATGAACATCCTGCTGCTGGGATCGGACGGCCGGAACACCGAGAAGAACATCGAGCTGGGCGGGGCCCGCCAGGACGCGGACCGCAAACCGCTGGCCGACGTGCAGATGCTGGTGCACGTCAGCGCCGACCGCAGCAACATGTCGGTGATCTCCATACCCCGGGACACCCGGGTGGCGATCCCGCAGTGCACCGACCCCAAGGACGGCCACACCTACCCGGAGACCACCGCCGCCATCAACGAGTCGCTCCAGCACGGCGGTCCGGGCTGCACGGTCGCCACCTGGAAGGCACTGACCGGGATCTACATCGACCACTTCATGATGGTCGACTTCGCCGGGGTGGTGGACATGGCCGACGCGGTCGGCGGGGTGCCGGTCTGCGTCGACCGGAACGTCTACTCGCACGACAGCAAGGGCCACGGCAGCGGGCTGAAGCTGACCAAGGGCACCCACTCCGTCCAGGGCGTCCAGGCGCTCCAGTGGCTGCGCACCCGGTACGGCTTCGAGGACAACACCGACATCGGCCGGGCCAAGGCCCAGCACATGTACATGAACTCGATGATCCGTCAGCTCAAGCAGGGCACCAAGCTCACCGACCCGGTGCAGCTGCGGGACCTGGCGGAGGCCGCGACCAGCGCGCTCACCGTCGACGAGGGGCTCGGCTCGGTCAAGAAGCTCTACGACCTGGGCGGCGACCTCCAGCGAGTGCCCACCCAGCGGATCACGATGATCACCATGCCCTGGGAGTACGGCCCCGGGGAGCGGTACGTCGTCCCCAGGCCCGGTGACGCGGAGGCCACCTTCGGGATGCTGCGCGGCGACGTGGCACTGGACGGCAAGGACACCACGAAGAAGCCGGAGCCGGCCCCCTCGCCGTCAACTCCCAAGGACAAGCTGGCCGTTGTCGTCCAGAACGGCACCGACGGCGCACGTGGACCGGCCGGCGGCCGGGCGAACGACATCCAGGAGCGGCTGGTCGCGCTCGGCTACGCCGGCGCGCGCACCGACTCCCGGCTGACCAGTCAGGCCGACACCGCCCTGCTCTACAAGGGCGCCGCCCAGCGGGGCGACGCGCTGGCGCTCGCCAAGGCGCTGGGGCTGCCCGGCGGCTCGGTGCGGGAGTCGTCCTCGGTCAGCACGATGCGGCTGGTGGTCGGCGAGGACTGGCGGACCGGCACGGAGTTCCCCGCGGCGTCCGGCGCGGGCGGCGGGGCGTCCGCGCACCGGGCCCCGAAGAGCGCGGACCCGCTGAACGCCGAGAAGGACTCCTCGGCCTGCATGAAGGTCAATCCGCAGTACACGTTCTGA
- a CDS encoding PEP-CTERM sorting domain-containing protein (PEP-CTERM proteins occur, often in large numbers, in the proteomes of bacteria that also encode an exosortase, a predicted intramembrane cysteine proteinase. The presence of a PEP-CTERM domain at a protein's C-terminus predicts cleavage within the sorting domain, followed by covalent anchoring to some some component of the (usually Gram-negative) cell surface. Many PEP-CTERM proteins exhibit an unusual sequence composition that includes large numbers of potential glycosylation sites. Expression of one such protein has been shown restore the ability of a bacterium to form floc, a type of biofilm.): MAPATRSTPRPSAVQRSTRRPLPPLPEPSALAALLALSALLALRRRARPPVGPSSGGPPSASDARLPTAPSAAQSGASGGSPLFAKPPAFQPSRCGSGSWRCPSPRTPLCGIRQSPRVRSGALGARCKHRPQWSRCKHRLHWGGCRRVPCWAPVGVPCRVARRVTSRRCSCHLH; the protein is encoded by the coding sequence GTGGCCCCGGCCACCAGGAGCACGCCCAGGCCCAGCGCCGTCCAGCGCAGCACCCGGCGGCCCTTGCCGCCCTTGCCGGAACCGTCGGCCCTGGCGGCCTTGTTGGCTTTGTCGGCCTTGTTGGCCTTGCGGCGCCGGGCGCGGCCGCCGGTCGGCCCGTCATCGGGCGGGCCACCGTCCGCGTCGGACGCGAGGCTGCCGACGGCTCCGTCGGCGGCCCAGTCCGGCGCGTCCGGCGGCAGCCCCTTGTTCGCGAAGCCGCCGGCCTTCCAGCCCAGCCGTTGCGGCTCCGGCTCCTGGCGCTGCCCGTCACCGCGCACACCGCTCTGCGGCATTCGGCAATCCCCCCGTGTCCGTTCCGGTGCGCTCGGCGCCCGGTGCAAGCACCGACCCCAGTGGAGCCGATGCAAGCACCGGCTCCACTGGGGCGGCTGTCGCCGCGTCCCCTGTTGGGCCCCTGTTGGCGTTCCCTGTCGAGTGGCCCGCCGGGTTACTTCGCGCAGATGTTCTTGTCATCTGCATTGA
- a CDS encoding LCP family protein: MDAQGRGQADDNNVDPADQWVFNPNTGNYELRLDPAGQAPARPADRKAPGRRSARNPRAGGGDTDTRPLPVQRGRGADDDEPAEPAEGGRAARRAAGRAGTAAAAGAGAAASRRKPKPKKSGKRKFLYWTAGVVGFVLVAGCGTAFVIYQQLDGNIKKVDVGEENSAVTDGPVNLLIIGTDARTGKGDTGYGDSGSVGHADTTILMHVSKDRTNATALSIPRDLITDIPDCPTKQPDGSTKVVPGQQHVRFNTSLGQEGRDPGCTWRTVEKLTGVKINHFMMADFNAVKDLSDAVDGVEVCAAKDINDPKSHLKLTAGRHVVKGEQALAFVRTRHSVGTGSDLSRIQLQQQFIGSLIRKLKSSAFGSPSKLLDVAQAATKALTVDTGIGTASKLLDFGNDLKKVDLNKITFATVPVLDNPRDKATVVLDTAKADPLFKMVQQDHTLAKGAGKDKGGKSAPVKKAPPELVRVDVTNGGGPFGAAQETVDWLQNTKGARLSTNAGNAPEKLSATRLEYAPNQADQAATLAEWMGLPKSALKKTGADAGPRVPMKLVLGKDFTAPGSPIEAPTETPEGVQHVNADDKNICAK; this comes from the coding sequence GTGGACGCGCAAGGCCGTGGGCAGGCGGACGACAACAACGTCGATCCCGCCGATCAGTGGGTGTTCAATCCGAACACCGGCAACTACGAGTTGCGGCTTGACCCGGCGGGTCAGGCCCCGGCTCGGCCCGCCGACCGCAAGGCGCCCGGCAGACGTTCCGCGCGCAATCCCCGTGCGGGGGGCGGTGACACGGACACCCGTCCGCTGCCGGTCCAGCGTGGTCGGGGCGCGGACGACGACGAGCCCGCCGAGCCCGCCGAGGGCGGCCGGGCGGCGCGCCGGGCGGCCGGCCGGGCCGGGACCGCGGCGGCGGCCGGGGCCGGGGCCGCGGCGAGCCGCCGCAAGCCCAAGCCGAAGAAGTCGGGCAAGCGGAAGTTCCTGTACTGGACGGCCGGTGTGGTGGGCTTCGTCCTGGTGGCCGGCTGCGGCACCGCGTTCGTGATCTACCAGCAGCTGGACGGCAACATCAAGAAGGTCGACGTCGGCGAGGAGAACTCGGCGGTCACCGACGGCCCGGTGAACCTCCTGATCATCGGCACCGACGCGCGCACCGGCAAGGGCGACACCGGCTACGGCGACTCGGGCAGCGTCGGGCACGCGGACACCACGATCCTGATGCACGTGTCCAAGGACCGGACCAACGCCACCGCGCTGAGCATCCCGCGCGACCTGATCACCGACATCCCGGACTGCCCGACGAAGCAGCCGGACGGCTCGACGAAGGTCGTCCCGGGCCAGCAGCACGTGCGGTTCAACACCAGCCTGGGCCAGGAGGGCCGGGACCCGGGCTGCACCTGGCGGACCGTCGAGAAGCTGACCGGGGTGAAGATCAACCACTTCATGATGGCGGACTTCAACGCCGTCAAGGACCTGTCCGACGCGGTGGACGGCGTCGAGGTGTGCGCGGCCAAGGACATCAACGACCCGAAGTCGCACCTGAAGCTGACGGCCGGCCGCCACGTCGTCAAGGGCGAGCAGGCGCTGGCGTTCGTCCGGACCCGGCACTCGGTGGGCACCGGCAGCGATCTGAGCCGGATTCAGCTCCAGCAGCAGTTCATCGGGTCGCTGATCCGCAAGCTGAAGTCCAGCGCGTTCGGCAGCCCGAGCAAGCTGCTGGACGTCGCGCAGGCGGCGACCAAGGCGCTGACGGTGGACACCGGTATCGGCACCGCGAGCAAGCTGCTGGACTTCGGCAACGACCTGAAGAAGGTCGATCTCAACAAGATCACCTTCGCCACCGTCCCGGTGCTGGACAACCCGCGGGACAAGGCCACCGTCGTCCTGGACACGGCCAAGGCCGACCCGCTGTTCAAGATGGTGCAGCAGGACCACACGCTGGCCAAGGGCGCCGGCAAGGACAAGGGCGGCAAGAGCGCGCCGGTCAAGAAGGCCCCACCGGAGCTGGTCCGGGTCGATGTCACCAACGGGGGCGGGCCGTTCGGCGCGGCCCAGGAGACCGTCGACTGGCTGCAGAACACCAAGGGCGCCCGGCTGTCCACGAACGCCGGCAACGCCCCGGAGAAGCTGTCCGCGACCCGGCTGGAGTACGCGCCCAACCAGGCCGACCAGGCCGCCACGTTGGCCGAGTGGATGGGTCTGCCCAAGAGCGCGTTGAAGAAGACCGGCGCGGACGCCGGTCCGCGGGTCCCGATGAAGCTGGTGCTCGGCAAGGACTTCACGGCACCGGGTTCACCGATCGAGGCGCCGACCGAAACCCCGGAGGGGGTTCAGCACGTCAATGCAGATGACAAGAACATCTGCGCGAAGTAA
- a CDS encoding LCP family protein: MTERPDIPPDRRRPSGGRGRGTPGRDRRARFRGWPERPEGLLATDRPGPPRTPAPRHRRWLRAAVLALTVAVLASAGLGWAVWTRLNDNIRSDSATERELEKYESERPPAGPPNAQNILLIGSDNRGGGNEEYGADTGTQRSDTTILLHLAADRRSATAVSIPRDLMVQVPHCKRADGSESAPQTMQFNWAFAFGGAACAIRTVEKMSRIRIDHHIIVDFRGFKNMVDAVHGVQLCLVRPIEDDEAHVSLPAGWQTLDGEAALGYVRARKSLGDGSDTQRMARQQQFLGALVKKVQSNGVLLNPMRLYPVMDAATSSLTTDAGLASLRGLYELVRSMRGIPTAHVQFLTVPRTEYRYDPNRDELVQPDADRLFERLRNDQPVAVVPQPPARAVDDKVAGDRRGGRAAPTASPPPAFPGSTAEHGACQ; the protein is encoded by the coding sequence GTGACCGAGCGCCCCGACATCCCGCCCGACCGTCGACGCCCCTCCGGGGGCCGCGGGCGGGGGACGCCGGGCCGCGATCGGCGGGCACGGTTCCGGGGCTGGCCGGAGCGGCCCGAGGGGCTGCTGGCGACCGACCGGCCGGGGCCGCCGCGGACCCCGGCGCCGCGCCACCGCCGCTGGCTGCGGGCCGCGGTACTGGCACTGACCGTCGCCGTGCTGGCGTCGGCGGGGTTGGGATGGGCCGTGTGGACCCGGCTCAACGACAACATCCGCTCGGACAGCGCCACCGAGCGGGAGCTGGAGAAGTACGAGTCGGAGCGCCCGCCGGCGGGCCCGCCGAACGCGCAGAACATCCTGTTGATCGGCTCCGACAACCGGGGCGGCGGCAACGAGGAGTACGGGGCGGACACCGGCACCCAGCGTTCGGACACCACGATCCTGCTGCACCTGGCAGCCGACCGGAGGAGCGCCACCGCGGTCAGCATCCCGCGCGACCTGATGGTGCAGGTGCCGCACTGCAAGCGCGCCGACGGGTCGGAGTCCGCGCCGCAGACGATGCAGTTCAACTGGGCGTTCGCGTTCGGCGGCGCGGCCTGTGCGATCCGCACGGTGGAGAAGATGAGCCGGATCCGGATCGACCACCACATCATCGTGGACTTCAGGGGCTTCAAGAACATGGTGGACGCGGTGCACGGCGTGCAGCTCTGCCTGGTCCGGCCGATCGAGGACGACGAGGCGCACGTGTCGCTGCCGGCCGGGTGGCAGACGTTGGACGGCGAGGCGGCGCTGGGTTACGTGCGGGCCCGCAAGAGCCTGGGCGACGGCAGCGACACCCAGCGGATGGCGCGCCAACAGCAGTTCCTGGGTGCTCTGGTGAAGAAAGTGCAGAGTAATGGTGTGCTGCTCAATCCGATGCGGCTGTATCCGGTGATGGATGCCGCGACGAGTTCGCTGACCACTGATGCCGGGCTGGCTTCGCTCCGGGGTTTGTACGAATTGGTCCGCAGTATGCGTGGCATTCCCACCGCACATGTGCAGTTCCTGACCGTGCCGCGTACCGAGTACCGCTACGACCCGAATCGCGATGAGCTGGTGCAGCCCGACGCGGACCGGCTCTTCGAGCGGCTGCGCAATGATCAGCCGGTGGCGGTGGTGCCGCAGCCCCCCGCCCGGGCCGTGGACGACAAGGTGGCCGGCGACCGGCGGGGCGGGCGGGCGGCGCCCACCGCGAGTCCGCCGCCGGCCTTTCCCGGGAGTACCGCGGAACACGGCGCCTGCCAATAA
- a CDS encoding DUF397 domain-containing protein: protein MNLTNAAWEKSSYSGSSGGQCVEFSRTFAGSGLIPVRDSKTPTGPALVFPADGWSCFVSAVKQGEFPG, encoded by the coding sequence GTGAATTTGACCAACGCTGCCTGGGAGAAGTCGTCATACAGCGGCTCAAGTGGCGGTCAGTGCGTGGAATTCTCCCGTACATTTGCCGGGTCAGGACTCATTCCCGTACGTGACTCGAAGACCCCCACCGGACCCGCACTGGTTTTCCCGGCTGACGGCTGGTCGTGCTTTGTGTCCGCCGTCAAGCAAGGGGAGTTCCCTGGCTGA